The Deltaproteobacteria bacterium genome window below encodes:
- the secG gene encoding preprotein translocase subunit SecG, which translates to MHILVTILHVVICIILILVVLLQTGKGADMGAAFGGSSQTIFGSSGPGTFLGKMTTVFAIVFMLTSLWLAYFATHKAPSVVEVPPASGVEETLPAGQTVPPALPAEQSSAPEAPPAAE; encoded by the coding sequence TTGCATATCCTGGTTACCATCTTACATGTCGTGATCTGCATCATTCTTATCCTCGTCGTCCTTCTCCAGACCGGAAAGGGAGCCGACATGGGTGCGGCCTTCGGCGGGTCGAGCCAGACCATCTTCGGGAGCAGCGGGCCGGGCACGTTTCTGGGGAAAATGACCACCGTTTTCGCCATCGTGTTCATGCTCACCTCCCTGTGGCTGGCTTATTTCGCCACCCACAAGGCACCGTCCGTCGTGGAAGTACCTCCCGCGTCGGGTGTTGAAGAAACGCTCCCAGCGGGACAGACGGTCCCACCGGCGCTCCCCGCCGAGCAGTCATCGGCACCGGAAGCACCGCCGGCTGCTGAGTAG